A genomic region of Methanobacterium sp. SMA-27 contains the following coding sequences:
- a CDS encoding class I SAM-dependent methyltransferase: protein MEGVQDRITFQKATASDLPFENNYFDAAVSNLVFHEVQDTKDKRDVIKEALRVVKKGGTFAFQDLFHEKRIYGDIEDLLETIRNWGVESVEFSSTKDSKFIPKALKLPFMVGTIGIIYGKK, encoded by the coding sequence ATTGAGGGTGTCCAGGACAGAATAACTTTCCAAAAAGCCACAGCATCTGATTTGCCCTTTGAAAATAATTATTTTGATGCTGCAGTCAGTAATCTTGTTTTTCATGAAGTACAAGACACTAAGGATAAGAGAGATGTTATTAAAGAAGCTTTAAGAGTGGTAAAAAAAGGTGGCACATTCGCATTTCAAGATCTTTTCCATGAGAAGAGAATATATGGTGATATTGAGGATCTATTGGAGACAATCAGAAACTGGGGAGTTGAAAGTGTTGAGTTTTCAAGTACCAAAGATTCTAAATTCATTCCTAAAGCTTTGAAATTACCATTTATGGTAGGTACCATTGGAATTATCTATGGTAAAAAATAA
- a CDS encoding flavodoxin family protein: MKIVVLNGSPKGNVSVTMQYVKYIQETFTEHELKIINISERIKKIERNEAYFKEIISEIDSADGILWAFPLYVFLVAAQYKRFIEMITEKQVQYAFKNKYTNVLTTSIHFYDHTAHNYMNAICDDLDMKYLGYYSADMEDLFKESERKNLTTFARNFFEDIKSGVVTSKNYLPISKKEFQYKPSLRPEKIDNYNKKVVVISDSIKDDSNLNSMVKTFKNSLDNVAYFNLNDIDIKGSCLGCLQCGYNNVCVYEGKDDFIDFYNKLKDFDAIIFAGSIEDRYLSSKWKEFFDRGFFNTHIPIFKDKQLGFIISGPLNQNSNLREIMDGYSQWQEANLVDFVTDESEDSNNIDMALQNLARQVIRSASSNYVKPSTFLGVGANENIQGCYLWKA, translated from the coding sequence ATGAAAATAGTTGTATTAAATGGAAGTCCTAAGGGGAATGTTAGCGTAACAATGCAGTATGTTAAGTATATACAGGAAACGTTTACAGAACATGAATTGAAAATAATAAACATATCTGAAAGAATAAAAAAAATTGAAAGGAACGAAGCATATTTTAAAGAAATTATAAGTGAAATAGACAGTGCCGATGGAATTTTATGGGCATTTCCACTCTACGTTTTCTTAGTTGCAGCCCAATACAAAAGATTTATAGAAATGATAACAGAAAAGCAAGTACAATATGCTTTTAAAAATAAGTATACTAATGTATTAACAACTTCAATACATTTCTATGACCATACAGCACATAATTACATGAATGCTATATGTGATGACCTTGATATGAAATATCTTGGATATTACTCTGCAGATATGGAAGACTTGTTCAAAGAAAGTGAAAGAAAAAATTTAACAACCTTTGCAAGAAACTTCTTTGAAGATATCAAATCTGGCGTGGTTACATCTAAAAATTATTTACCAATATCTAAAAAAGAATTCCAATACAAACCCAGTTTAAGACCCGAAAAAATAGATAATTATAACAAAAAGGTTGTTGTGATTTCAGATTCAATTAAAGATGATTCTAATTTAAATTCAATGGTTAAAACCTTTAAAAACTCATTAGATAATGTCGCGTACTTCAATTTAAATGATATCGATATTAAAGGCAGTTGTCTAGGATGTTTACAGTGTGGTTATAACAATGTATGTGTATATGAGGGTAAAGATGATTTTATTGACTTTTACAATAAATTAAAGGATTTTGATGCTATTATCTTTGCTGGTTCCATTGAAGATCGTTACTTATCAAGTAAGTGGAAAGAGTTCTTTGACAGGGGATTTTTCAACACTCATATCCCAATTTTTAAAGATAAACAGTTGGGATTCATTATTTCAGGACCATTGAATCAAAATTCAAATCTGCGCGAGATTATGGATGGTTACAGCCAGTGGCAGGAAGCCAATCTTGTGGACTTTGTAACAGACGAATCTGAGGATTCAAATAACATTGACATGGCATTACAAAACCTTGCAAGGCAAGTTATTAGGTCTGCTAGTTCCAATTATGTTAAACCTTCGACTTTCCTTGGTGTGGGTGCGAATGAAAATATTCAGGGATGCTATCTATGGAAGGCTTAG
- a CDS encoding TetR/AcrR family transcriptional regulator: MSISPRRKRDRERKTNEIVDAAENEFFSNGYEKTTMESIADKLELTKPALYRYFKNKNDLYYAVVLRGTIILANMMDNYVESQDTGIKKIYATGLAYCKFYREYPDYTKVLLEAKADFSPVKDSINLEKLIEYSTKHLTIMCNAIETGKKDGTIRADIDTFMTALYLIESTTAILQLSENTEFVIKSRGINKEEFLRHSFKLMGNSIENNEKENNI; encoded by the coding sequence ATTTCAATTTCACCAAGAAGAAAACGGGACAGAGAAAGAAAGACAAATGAAATAGTTGATGCTGCTGAAAATGAGTTCTTTTCAAATGGATATGAAAAAACTACAATGGAATCTATAGCAGATAAACTCGAATTAACCAAACCTGCTTTGTATAGATATTTTAAAAATAAAAATGACCTTTATTATGCTGTTGTGCTTCGTGGTACAATTATATTAGCAAATATGATGGATAATTATGTTGAATCACAAGATACAGGCATAAAAAAAATTTATGCAACAGGTTTAGCATACTGTAAGTTCTACAGAGAATATCCAGACTACACAAAGGTTTTGCTGGAAGCAAAAGCCGATTTTAGTCCTGTTAAAGATAGTATTAACCTTGAAAAACTGATTGAATACAGCACAAAACATTTAACAATAATGTGCAATGCAATTGAGACAGGAAAGAAAGATGGAACAATAAGGGCAGATATTGATACGTTCATGACCGCTTTATACCTGATAGAATCAACAACCGCCATACTGCAATTATCAGAGAACACTGAATTTGTAATTAAGTCCAGGGGAATAAACAAAGAAGAATTTTTACGCCACTCCTTTAAATTAATGGGCAATTCAATAGAAAATAATGAAAAGGAGAATAATATATGA
- a CDS encoding response regulator, which yields MLIVEDEIIVATDLKQQLEQMGYKVVGIVNKGKYAIKKCKETNPDLILMDIILKGDIDGIETVKQIQSFQNIPIIYLTAYSDQKLFERAKETNPVNYLIKPYDDIELNSAIRKAIKTPKVS from the coding sequence ATCTTAATAGTTGAAGATGAAATCATAGTAGCCACAGATTTAAAACAACAATTAGAACAGATGGGCTATAAAGTAGTTGGGATAGTAAACAAAGGAAAATACGCCATAAAAAAATGTAAAGAAACAAATCCCGACTTAATACTAATGGACATAATACTAAAAGGAGATATAGACGGAATAGAAACAGTTAAACAAATACAAAGCTTCCAAAATATTCCCATAATATATTTAACAGCCTATAGTGATCAAAAGTTATTCGAACGGGCAAAAGAAACCAATCCAGTTAATTATTTAATCAAACCATATGACGATATAGAATTAAACTCTGCAATAAGAAAGGCAATTAAAACTCCCAAAGTTTCTTAA
- a CDS encoding Hsp20/alpha crystallin family protein has protein sequence MKKRDHVLEMKDFIQKMMDDTAATLEGMRSEVETKIVDYTFVPGRDIIETYDEIIVNIALPGIKKEDIALDLSGKYLKIEAKFDTEQNIQGSYVTLTDKRTGVVKRNIKLPKKVIPKESSAKFENGVLKVEVSKLEKEERHRVHIE, from the coding sequence ATGAAAAAAAGAGATCATGTTTTGGAAATGAAAGATTTTATTCAGAAGATGATGGATGATACTGCTGCAACCTTGGAAGGTATGAGAAGTGAAGTTGAAACCAAGATTGTCGACTATACATTTGTACCTGGCAGGGATATTATAGAGACATATGATGAAATTATAGTAAATATTGCACTGCCTGGTATTAAGAAAGAAGATATTGCCCTGGATCTATCAGGAAAATATCTTAAAATTGAAGCAAAATTCGACACTGAACAGAATATACAGGGATCTTATGTTACCTTAACAGATAAAAGGACTGGTGTAGTAAAGAGAAATATAAAATTACCTAAAAAGGTTATTCCAAAGGAATCATCTGCTAAATTTGAAAATGGTGTTCTAAAAGTCGAGGTATCTAAATTAGAAAAGGAAGAAAGACACAGAGTCCATATTGAATAA
- a CDS encoding AarF/ABC1/UbiB kinase family protein: protein MNFRRFDNKRPDFERLEEIFAVLAKYEFIDIVKKTGLKNTFGRIFRSRKNFVEELDASAPERILLVFEELGTTFIKFGQILSMRPDIVGVDIANELAKLQDKVPPDSFKSIKKEIENELERPLDEIFQKFYEVPIASASIAQVHMAILHDGTKVAVKVQRPNIIDHVKKDLIIMRYLGGLLERRISNLRYYNISGVIDEFERALIKELDFELEARNMEKFGSFFENNSHICVPKNYKDYSTIKVLTMEYIKGVKITEIEGSDVKADGPTLAKLGAECYFKQIFKYGFFHGDPHPGNLLVKDGNVLCFIDFGIMGHLDMDFISTIMELFVYIFDNDVNGIINQLLYMEIIDDTVDIQSLKYDLIDLLDEFYGAEIQNIGGFINEFSAPDLIEKYKIQLPKDFILLGKVLNQLDDIGLGLDPNFNLVDVAKPLIKKLLAKRLNPLNILNYKTQYLFELQHISKDLPRTISQTLLKAKKGEIGIEMRLESLDKFSIKLDKMVDRISIALIISSLIVGSSLVLQSGRGIPISALGFSTIGSIIFIIATILAVILVVNILRR, encoded by the coding sequence ATGAACTTCAGGCGGTTCGATAATAAAAGACCTGATTTTGAAAGACTTGAAGAAATTTTTGCTGTTTTAGCCAAGTATGAATTTATTGATATTGTAAAAAAAACTGGCCTTAAAAATACCTTCGGTCGGATTTTTCGTTCCAGAAAAAATTTTGTAGAAGAGTTAGATGCTTCGGCTCCAGAAAGGATTCTTCTTGTTTTTGAAGAATTGGGAACAACATTCATTAAATTTGGACAGATATTAAGCATGCGTCCTGATATTGTTGGTGTTGACATAGCCAATGAGCTTGCTAAATTACAGGATAAAGTGCCACCAGACTCTTTTAAATCCATTAAAAAGGAAATTGAAAACGAATTAGAAAGACCTCTAGACGAAATATTTCAAAAATTCTACGAGGTTCCCATTGCTTCTGCATCCATTGCTCAGGTACATATGGCCATATTACATGACGGCACCAAGGTTGCAGTTAAAGTTCAAAGACCCAACATCATAGACCACGTAAAAAAAGATCTGATAATAATGCGGTATCTTGGAGGTTTACTCGAGAGAAGAATCTCCAATCTAAGATATTACAATATCAGCGGTGTTATTGATGAATTTGAAAGGGCTCTTATCAAGGAGTTAGACTTTGAACTTGAAGCCCGTAACATGGAAAAATTCGGTTCCTTCTTTGAAAATAACAGCCATATATGTGTTCCTAAAAACTACAAAGATTACTCCACCATTAAGGTTCTTACTATGGAGTATATCAAAGGAGTTAAGATCACTGAAATTGAGGGATCGGATGTTAAGGCCGATGGCCCAACACTTGCCAAATTAGGAGCTGAATGTTATTTCAAACAGATCTTTAAGTATGGATTCTTCCATGGAGACCCACATCCAGGAAATTTACTTGTTAAAGATGGGAATGTTCTGTGTTTCATTGATTTTGGAATTATGGGCCATTTAGATATGGATTTTATTAGTACCATTATGGAATTGTTTGTTTATATTTTTGACAACGATGTTAACGGGATAATTAATCAGCTGCTCTATATGGAAATTATTGATGATACAGTTGACATTCAGAGTTTGAAGTATGATTTAATCGATCTTTTAGACGAATTTTATGGTGCTGAAATTCAGAATATAGGTGGATTTATCAATGAATTTTCCGCTCCAGATCTAATAGAAAAATATAAGATCCAGCTTCCAAAGGACTTTATATTGCTGGGTAAGGTTTTAAACCAGTTGGATGATATTGGTCTCGGTCTGGATCCTAATTTCAACTTGGTAGATGTTGCAAAACCTTTAATTAAAAAGTTATTGGCAAAGCGTTTGAATCCATTGAATATTTTAAATTATAAAACACAGTACCTTTTTGAATTGCAGCATATCAGTAAAGATCTGCCTAGAACAATTAGCCAAACACTTCTTAAGGCTAAAAAGGGTGAAATTGGAATTGAAATGAGGCTTGAAAGCCTGGATAAATTTTCAATAAAACTCGATAAAATGGTTGACAGGATATCAATAGCACTGATTATTTCGTCTTTGATTGTTGGTTCATCGTTAGTTCTCCAGTCTGGAAGGGGTATTCCCATCTCGGCTCTTGGTTTTTCAACAATTGGATCTATAATCTTTATAATCGCCACCATACTAGCTGTGATTCTCGTTGTTAATATCTTAAGAAGATAA
- a CDS encoding trans-aconitate 2-methyltransferase, with protein sequence MNKLYKELSNDWYRLLTPLEEYREEAEFFHKIFDRNLKPETMLELGCGSGHNAFYLKKWYDLTLVDMSENMLNLSRELNPECSHILGDMRTIQLDKKYDSIFIHDAIMYMNNEIDLKLALETAYVHLNHGGAALICPDFMKETFNSLTEHGGSDGPEKAVRYLLWQWDPDESDTQYTADYVYILRDANGKIKTEHERHILGLFGRDKWVELIKDAGFESKTFKDQFGREIFYCKKSE encoded by the coding sequence ATGAACAAACTTTACAAAGAACTTTCAAACGACTGGTACAGGCTGTTAACTCCGCTGGAGGAATACAGGGAAGAAGCAGAATTTTTCCATAAAATATTTGATAGAAATTTAAAACCAGAAACCATGCTGGAATTGGGATGTGGCAGTGGACACAATGCATTTTATCTAAAGAAATGGTATGATCTAACATTAGTAGATATGTCAGAAAATATGCTCAACTTAAGCAGGGAATTAAACCCGGAATGCAGTCATATTTTAGGTGATATGCGTACAATACAATTGGATAAGAAATATGATTCCATTTTTATACACGATGCAATCATGTACATGAACAATGAAATAGATCTCAAACTTGCATTGGAAACTGCATATGTACATCTAAATCATGGTGGAGCTGCATTAATCTGTCCTGACTTTATGAAAGAAACATTTAACAGTCTCACAGAACATGGTGGAAGTGATGGACCTGAAAAAGCAGTGAGATACCTGTTATGGCAGTGGGATCCTGATGAATCAGATACACAGTACACAGCAGACTATGTATACATACTCAGAGATGCAAACGGAAAAATAAAAACAGAACATGAAAGACATATATTAGGCCTGTTTGGGCGAGATAAGTGGGTAGAACTAATTAAAGATGCTGGATTTGAATCTAAAACTTTTAAAGACCAGTTTGGAAGGGAAATCTTCTACTGTAAAAAATCTGAATAA
- a CDS encoding VOC family protein has translation MLSKVVHFEIPVDDPARAIEFYEDVFGWKIERWGDLDYWLVTTGEDDEPGINGAILPRDMYPKVRNAISVDSYDEAVGNIESSGGKMLTDKMNVPGIGDTAAFKDSEGNVFLIIAPEKKD, from the coding sequence GTGTTGTCAAAGGTTGTACATTTTGAGATACCTGTAGATGATCCTGCAAGGGCTATTGAATTCTATGAAGATGTTTTTGGCTGGAAAATAGAAAGATGGGGTGATTTGGATTACTGGCTTGTAACAACTGGTGAAGATGATGAGCCTGGTATTAATGGTGCAATCCTTCCAAGGGATATGTATCCAAAAGTCAGAAATGCCATAAGTGTGGATTCATACGATGAAGCAGTTGGGAATATTGAATCATCAGGCGGTAAAATGTTAACAGATAAGATGAATGTACCGGGTATTGGAGACACAGCTGCATTTAAAGATTCTGAGGGAAATGTCTTTCTGATTATAGCACCCGAGAAAAAAGATTAG
- a CDS encoding MFS transporter — protein MFEKFRNNRRLTILIICLASFMGFFDISIVNVSLPTMATYFNVDISLVTWVVLIYVLALASFLIAFGSLAERVGFKKIFLTGFLIFVIGSFLSGLSTNFNELIFFRFIQATGAAMFSALTAAMVANYLPSNNRGLYMGYVATFASLGFAFGPVIGGFITEYINFHWIFFINVPVGIIGIILGMGVLEELKNPDIKDPFDYLGVILLFIAQAALIFALNRGLALGWTSVLILGSIVASVICWILFIWRESKYISPLLNLNLLRNRNISLPTASNFFFNMPNAGVLVLFPFYLELVKGFQVSQVGIILAILPLAVLIIGPIAGKLSDRIQPNRISALGALIGVISLLLLSTLNVSTSLPYIAVTLFILGASVALYNPPNMKFIMGESPKEMRGVTSGIVTTARMTANAFGVAILQTAAVVGIYLYAGGVINKINIPPDQIVNGFHVAYLVGAGIIVISLILILLVKKDNKIVTK, from the coding sequence TTGTTTGAAAAATTTCGAAATAATCGAAGATTAACCATATTAATTATCTGTCTTGCCTCTTTCATGGGCTTTTTTGATATTTCAATAGTGAATGTCTCACTTCCAACCATGGCAACATATTTCAATGTTGATATCAGTCTTGTTACATGGGTTGTGCTGATCTATGTTCTGGCACTTGCCAGTTTTCTAATAGCCTTTGGAAGCCTGGCTGAAAGAGTGGGATTTAAGAAAATATTTTTAACAGGATTTTTAATATTCGTGATAGGATCATTTTTAAGCGGACTTTCAACCAATTTTAACGAACTAATATTCTTCAGGTTTATCCAGGCCACAGGTGCCGCCATGTTCAGTGCATTAACCGCAGCAATGGTTGCCAATTATCTTCCATCTAACAACCGAGGTCTTTACATGGGATATGTTGCAACATTCGCCTCGCTTGGATTTGCATTTGGACCGGTAATTGGTGGTTTCATAACGGAATATATTAATTTTCACTGGATATTCTTTATAAACGTACCTGTAGGGATAATTGGGATAATTCTGGGTATGGGAGTGCTTGAGGAATTGAAGAATCCAGATATAAAAGATCCATTCGATTATTTGGGTGTGATTTTATTATTCATTGCACAGGCAGCTCTAATATTTGCTCTTAACCGTGGACTTGCACTGGGCTGGACATCGGTATTGATCCTTGGAAGTATTGTAGCATCTGTGATATGCTGGATACTGTTCATATGGAGAGAATCTAAATATATAAGCCCCTTACTCAACCTCAACCTTCTTCGAAATCGGAATATAAGCCTACCCACAGCCAGTAATTTCTTTTTCAACATGCCCAATGCAGGAGTGCTTGTTTTATTCCCATTCTATTTAGAATTGGTTAAAGGATTCCAAGTAAGTCAGGTTGGTATAATCTTGGCAATATTACCCCTTGCAGTTCTTATAATAGGACCTATAGCTGGAAAATTATCTGACAGGATACAACCAAATAGAATATCTGCATTAGGTGCCCTAATAGGAGTTATATCCCTTTTATTACTATCAACACTGAATGTTTCAACAAGCCTTCCCTACATAGCAGTTACACTTTTCATACTGGGAGCATCTGTTGCACTTTACAACCCACCCAACATGAAATTCATAATGGGAGAAAGCCCCAAGGAAATGCGTGGGGTAACTTCTGGTATTGTAACAACAGCAAGAATGACAGCCAATGCATTTGGAGTGGCCATACTTCAAACTGCAGCTGTGGTTGGAATCTATCTCTATGCTGGGGGAGTAATCAACAAAATCAACATACCTCCTGACCAGATTGTAAACGGTTTCCATGTTGCATACCTTGTAGGGGCAGGGATTATAGTTATTTCATTAATATTGATACTTCTAGTTAAGAAAGACAATAAAATAGTTACAAAATAA
- a CDS encoding ion channel: MDRHYKIIFEAILSILILLELLFLILISIGFVAGITSTSVYTFGIWDVAIGILIIFDLVFFRIIKGDQGKGNFLRNNWAFIIAGIPLYFISFNLLQLFDINIIIGLIGIIRIFALIKVLQTTSRGVRRYPQKTKLDYATVILFLILILGSYIFYLVEKGVNPTVTSYDSAIWYSIVSMTTTGYGDIVPVTAIGHIIGVIVILTGMSYVSLVTATLAYSFIDLFRKESRKAIEKVGKNTEGFKTRFDNYEEKLDKILERMDEIEKKIDENKK; the protein is encoded by the coding sequence ATGGATAGACACTATAAAATAATATTTGAAGCTATATTATCAATTTTAATACTGCTGGAACTTTTATTTCTGATCCTGATATCCATAGGATTTGTAGCAGGCATAACAAGTACTTCTGTATACACTTTTGGTATCTGGGATGTTGCAATTGGAATTTTAATCATCTTTGATCTGGTGTTTTTCAGGATAATCAAAGGGGATCAGGGAAAGGGAAACTTCCTTAGAAATAACTGGGCATTCATCATAGCAGGAATTCCATTGTATTTCATAAGCTTCAATTTGTTACAGTTATTTGACATTAACATAATCATTGGACTGATAGGGATAATAAGGATTTTTGCACTGATAAAAGTCCTTCAAACAACATCAAGGGGAGTTCGAAGATATCCCCAAAAAACAAAATTGGACTATGCAACAGTTATACTCTTTTTAATCTTGATACTGGGCTCCTACATATTTTACTTAGTTGAAAAAGGAGTGAACCCTACTGTCACAAGTTATGACTCTGCAATATGGTATTCAATTGTTTCCATGACCACCACAGGCTATGGGGACATAGTTCCAGTAACAGCAATAGGCCACATAATTGGGGTTATAGTAATATTAACTGGAATGTCATATGTGAGTCTTGTTACAGCCACACTTGCATATTCATTCATAGATCTCTTTAGAAAGGAAAGCAGAAAGGCCATTGAAAAAGTTGGAAAGAATACCGAGGGATTCAAAACAAGATTCGACAACTACGAAGAAAAACTCGACAAGATCCTGGAGAGAATGGATGAAATCGAGAAAAAAATTGATGAAAACAAAAAATAA
- a CDS encoding DUF5518 domain-containing protein, giving the protein MNLNWMVMGIVFVVTLIIVMLTGTYLPNGVSFFGPIAGGLIAGYLVGGNYTDGIVNGGIPVGLAGLVYSTGILAINGNTTTLNTQIYNVSHVELLISAIFAGFLFYFVMGVIGGLIGFAIKERKIIWEILS; this is encoded by the coding sequence ATGAACTTAAACTGGATGGTAATGGGCATTGTATTTGTGGTTACATTAATCATTGTAATGCTTACTGGAACATACCTACCGAATGGTGTTAGTTTTTTTGGACCAATAGCTGGCGGGTTAATTGCAGGTTATTTGGTTGGTGGGAATTATACCGATGGCATTGTTAATGGAGGAATTCCTGTAGGTTTAGCCGGACTCGTATATTCTACTGGAATTTTGGCTATTAATGGAAACACCACAACTTTGAATACTCAAATTTACAATGTATCACATGTAGAACTCTTGATTAGCGCGATATTTGCAGGTTTTCTATTTTATTTTGTAATGGGAGTAATTGGTGGACTTATAGGTTTTGCAATTAAGGAAAGAAAAATTATTTGGGAAATATTGAGTTGA